A genomic window from Cucumis melo cultivar AY chromosome 8, USDA_Cmelo_AY_1.0, whole genome shotgun sequence includes:
- the LOC103502148 gene encoding pyruvate decarboxylase 1-like translates to MAMKLENGFHTETNQKVENGFRTETNPKVTTTIAASHSPTVKPLANGIAAADKLRSQSRSNNHNNGAVTIPTPTTTPSTLGHYLARRLVQIGISDIFSVPGDSNLVMFDYFVAEKGLNLVGCCNELNAGYAADGYARRRGVGACAVTFTVGSLSLINAIAGAYSEDLPVICIVGGPNSNDYGSKKILHHTIGLPDFGQELRCFQNVTCYQAIIDNLEDAQWKIDTAISKCLEEGKPIYISICCNLVAIPHPSFSAQPLIPLSLSPKQSNQMALEAAVEKAAQLLNTAIKPVMIGGKKLRPTKSQEPFIELANACGYPVAVTPSAKGMFPENHPHFIGIYWGTVSSAFCGETVEIADASIFVGATLDELETVAFTLTYKKNKAIMVEADRVVFPNGPSFGPILMKDFLWALAKRLKPNSTAYENYRRIYIAESGPLESGPGEALRVNILFKHIQKMLSSNMVVISEAGDSWFHCQRLKLPKSCGYEVQLLYASIGWSLGATLGYAQAAPEERVVLCIGDGSFQMTPQDVSTMITLKQNNIIFLINNGGYTIEVEIHDGPYNVIKNWDYTAIVKAMHNHDGYCWTTKVHTEEELMNAIEIVLEERKDYLCFIEVIVHRDDTSRELLEFGSKFAAVSSRPPRPL, encoded by the exons ATGGCTATGAAGCTCGAAAATGGCTTCCATACTGAAACCAACCAAAAGGTCGAAAATGGTTTCCGTACTGAAACCAACCCGAAGGTCACAACAACAATAGCAGCATCCCACAGCCCTACGGTTAAGCCACTAGCCAATGGTATAGCAGCTGCTGACAAGCTTCGTAGCCAATCTCGCAGCAATAATCATAATAATGGCGCGGTCACAATCCCAACGCCCACAACTACCCCGTCCACGCTTGGCCACTACCTAGCCCGTCGCCTAGTCCAAATCGGTATCTCCGATATCTTTTCCGTTCCGGGAGACTCTAATTTGGTGATGTTTGATTACTTTGTGGCAGAAAAAGGGTTGAACCTTGTGGGGTGTTGTAATGAGCTTAATGCTGGCTATGCGGCGGATGGGTATGCTAGGCGCCGTGGTGTTGGAGCGTGTGCTGTAACCTTCACGGTTGGTAGTCTTAGTCTCATCAATGCTATTGCCGGTGCCTACTCTGAAGATCTTCCTGTGATTTGCATTGTGGGTGGACCAAACTCTAATGATTATGGGAGCAAGAAGATTCTCCATCATACCATTGGATTGCCGGATTTCGGTCAAGAACTTCGATGCTTTCAAAATGTCACTTGTTATCAG GCCATTATTGACAACTTGGAAGATGCACAGTGGAAAATAGACACAGCAATTTCAAAATGCCTAGAAGAAGGCAAACCAATTTATATCAGCATTTGTTGCAATTTGGTGGCCATTCCTCATCCTTCTTTCTCTGCCCAACCACTCATCCCACTCTCACTCTCTCCCAA GCAAAGTAACCAAATGGCTTTAGAGGCAGCAGTAGAAAAAGCAGCTCAACTACTAAACACAGCCATAAAACCCGTCATGATCGGAGGCAAGAAACTCCGACCAACCAAATCACAAGAACCATTCATCGAACTAGCCAACGCTTGTGGCTACCCCGTCGCCGTCACGCCGTCCGCAAAAGGCATGTTCCCAGAGAACCACCCACATTTCATCGGAATTTACTGGGGAACAGTCAGCTCTGCTTTTTGCGGCGAGACGGTAGAAATAGCGGACGCCTCAATCTTCGTGGGAGCCACTTTAGACGAGCTAGAAACCGTTGCCTTCACACTTACCTACAAAAAGAACAAAGCGATTATGGTAGAAGCCGATCGCGTTGTGTTTCCAAATGGGCCGAGTTTCGGGCCAATATTAATGAAGGATTTTCTTTGGGCTTTAGCAAAACGGTTGAAGCCCAATTCAACGGCTTACGAGAATTATCGCCGGATTTATATAGCGGAGTCGGGTCCACTAGAATCGGGTCCGGGTGAAGCGTTACGGGTCAATATTCTGTTCAAACATATCCAGAAAATGCTATCGAGTAATATGGTTGTGATATCGGAGGCGGGTGATTCTTGGTTCCATTGTCAAAGACTAAAACTACCAAAATCATGCGG GTATGAGGTACAACTGCTTTATGCATCTATAGGATGGTCTTTGGGTGCTACTCTTGGATATGCACAAGCTGCACCGGAAGAGCGAGTGGTTCTTTGTATTGGTGATGGCAGCTTTCAG ATGACTCCACAAGATGTGTCTACAATGATAACATTGAAGcaaaacaatataatatttttgaTAAATAACGGTGGATACACAATTGAAGTAGAAATTCATGATGGCCCTTACAATGTTATCAAGAATTGGGATTACACTGCTATTGTTAAAGCTATGCACAATCATGATGGCTATTGTTGGACCACCAAG GTTCATACCGAGGAAGAGTTGATGAATGCAATTGAAATAGTattggaagaaagaaaagattatTTATGCTTCATAGAGGTTATTGTTCATAGAGATGATACTAGTAGAGAGTTACTAGAATTTGGAAGCAAGTTTGCTGCTGTTAGTAGTCGTCCCCCAAGACCCCTATGa